A stretch of DNA from Synechococcus sp. UW179A:
CGATTGGTATCTGCTGCCGGCTCGACCGGAAAGGTTCCGTCATGCAGGGGCATGTTGAAATCCGGTAAGTCCTCCAGGCCCATCACGCGATCCCACCAGACACCCAAGGAATCTGCTTCGGGTGGGGAATCGTCGCTATCTCTTGCGACGTTGACGACGTAGCTCAGCACAGCAGGCTCTTTGCTTTCGGGAGGGGTCCCCAACACAAATGAGCACGACCTGGATCGAGGCATGACTTCCGCCTCCTGCAGATAGCTTTGCAATCCCTCAAGAGCATGCAGGGAACGCATCACATCCAACGATTGTCGTGCGTGGGTCCGAAGCGTGGCCTCCGTGATCACAGCGAGAAAGGGCGCAGCTCCCCGCAGCAACCTCCAGGACGTAGGGTCCTGCGCTTCCCCCTGCAAGACAAACGGCGTGCCATCGGCGCGAACACCCCGCAACGCCACGATGCTGTCGAGGGTGAGACCGAGACTTCGGCTGAGATGGCCGATGCCGCCCATCAAGAGCAGACCAAAGCCGGGCGTTGCATGAGTGCCCACAGGGAGCATGCATTGATGGGGTGACAAATCCCGAAGCAGTGCTCCCATACCCACGCCTCCCTGCACCCGCACCTGATCTTCCTCAAGCTCAATGGCTGTGAAGTGCGCAGAAAGATCCAGCACCAGTGCTCCATCGGCCGCACAGAAGCGGCTATGGCCTCCGCTGCGTACCATCAGGGGCACACCGGCTTGGCGTGCCTGCAGAACAGCAGCAACCACATCCTGTTCGCAGCGAGGCCGAAGAATCATCAGCGGATCCGAAGCCGCAGCGTCACCGTTAAACAAGTCAGCGAGTGCTTGCTCATAGTCAGCATGCCCTGGATGCAAAGCCATTGACGTCTTCTAAAACGGAGGCGAGTGCTGAAGCCGTTCGTTCATGCTGAATGGCGTCTGAACCGTACGCACCAACAAGCGACAAAGCGCAACAGCGCTTTGGGCTAACAGAAACCAATTCAGCTGCTCGGCGCGGAAGTCAGAATGATGTCAATCGACGTATGGCGCGAGGGGTGCATCGCCAACGACTCATTCTCCTGAGCTGATCTCGCGAGCTGGTGAGCGAATCAACAGACTCAATACGGCTGCTATGGCCACTGGAACGATGAAGAAGCTCATGGACTGCTGGTAGTTCAGGAATGTGAGCCGTGACACCTCAGAGAGGTCCTCTCCGACGAGAGACATCAACAAACCTCCGCCTACAAACACAAATGTGAGTAGGAGCGGGGAGGCCACAGCGACTGCCTTTTCGGGAAGTTCCTGACGAACAAATGACAATCCCAGGGGCGCGGCCCCAAGTCCAAATCCAAGGACGAACATGGCCAGAAACGCCAGGGAGATGCTTAACGAGACACTGAATAACAAGACCATGGTGAGCAAGGCAAGCGCCGAAAACACCCTGGACGGAGTCGTCAGCCCCGACCGAGTAGCCCAGAGGCCACTGATCACTCCGCCAAGCGTGAGTCCAGACACGAGCATGGAGTTCATCGAAGCAGCACGGCCTGAGGTTGCGTCAAAAAGATCGATCTGAAAGCGGATATTCCAGAGATCCTCGAGAGCCAGGAAACAGGAGAAGAGACCGACGAAGTACAACGTCCCAACCCAGAAACGTGGCGACCTGGTGCACAGCACAAG
This window harbors:
- a CDS encoding FAD-binding oxidoreductase; this encodes MALHPGHADYEQALADLFNGDAAASDPLMILRPRCEQDVVAAVLQARQAGVPLMVRSGGHSRFCAADGALVLDLSAHFTAIELEEDQVRVQGGVGMGALLRDLSPHQCMLPVGTHATPGFGLLLMGGIGHLSRSLGLTLDSIVALRGVRADGTPFVLQGEAQDPTSWRLLRGAAPFLAVITEATLRTHARQSLDVMRSLHALEGLQSYLQEAEVMPRSRSCSFVLGTPPESKEPAVLSYVVNVARDSDDSPPEADSLGVWWDRVMGLEDLPDFNMPLHDGTFPVEPAADTNRRRRLRSWIHAISVKSGQTESLACSLNKAIQRAPNPLCRIDLQHIGGAVRDQAMHSSTYRGRDAEWSIVISGLWHPDDRQAGPLVRQWSDALFDALAPICCHVYLVERHPGTIRYGRQLQLAYAEDLALLQEIKRRWDPDQILPTLDAPSPACM